The sequence aggaatttaatattttctttttaagtgTGTGACTTTATCCTACTAGAAAATACTTTCAGTAGATTCCTTGATTTCGTATGGGTCCATTTTTGTtcccttttatatatatttaaaaaaaaggaaaaattattattCCATTTATTTGTTTTAGAGTAAAGTACTTCTTCTTACTGGAAGGTGAAGAATGTTTTAagcttaataataattttattttattagccCTTAACTTTATTAATGGATTTATCCTTGTACGACAAATTGTGACATAAATGTCACATTGAGTGGTTAAATTATTCTTATTGTTTCTTGGCTCCTATTTCAGAAATGGCTGAACAGGTACAAACTCAAATCACTCCAAGTGAGAGTTCTGGATGTCAAGCAAAGAAATAAAGTGGAGGAGCACATTGCCGAAGGGCATGTTTTTGAGGTCGTGAGATCATACGAAATGGTGTCCCCAGAGCAACACAAAATCTGTTACAAAATGAGAGGGCTATATGAAGGGAAAGTCAAAAGAAACAGATAGAgttcaagtcttttaagatgtcaccTAACTTTAGTGTTGCTAGTTTTATACATTTATTTGAGATGAAGCATGTAGAACTGGAAAACTATGTAGAAATCTCAGATTGGGAAGCATTAGTTATTTTAGCAAATTCCCTCTGTGACCCTTAGGGTGAGAGATTAATTGATGTTTACCACGAGATTTGGCCTAGCGAGCCTTTTTGGGTGTACATAAGTCGTCTTGAATATTTGTggaatgacttttatttttagattgactTGTAACATAAAGTTGTTATAAACTTTATATTACATAAATTAAGTTGTTTATCtctttttacatgaattttattcagttgtttgagttttaaatgACTTATTTGAAAGCTATCATTTTAGTGCACgttaagaaattaatttctaattttggttaagtgtttagTTAGTATATGATGATTGGATTCTTAAGTGTCCTTTTGATTATATACTAAACATGAAACCTTTATGCGAAATGATTTGCTTGAATGTGCAActtgcatgcataattgataTCACACTTGTATAATTATCTCTTAATAACAGACATGGCATCAAAAAGCATAATAGTTGATttgaacaaaggagaaaaaataaatggaGACAACTACGACATTTGGATTCGTAAGATGTGGTATGTACTGGAAGAGCAAAATTCTCTTGAAGGTATTAACTATGTCTTGAGTCTACTAGAATAGGGAAATACTGCACAACACAGAAGAGAACTTGAAGCTTATAATGCTTGAAAAAAAGGTTGATTCCATTGCACGTGGAATCATTGTAAGTTCTGTGGTTGATGATCTCATACATGAGTGTGAGGAATTTCCTACTGCTAATGCCATCTGGGCACACTTACGAGGAACGTATGGGGGTACTTCTGTTACCTTCCTTAGACAACCGactatcaaatttgacacttaCAAGAAGTGTCATCATCAgaacatcaaacaacaccttagggTGATGTCGAATATAATAGCTCAACTCAAAAGTGTTGGTCACGTTCTGTCGGATGAGCAGTAGGTTCAAGCAGTGATCCGATCTCTTCCCAATAGTTGGGAATACCTGAAGGTCAACTTAACCCACAATGATTGCATCAAAACTTTTTTTGATGTTGCACGTCatgttgaacttgaagatgagcGGCTTGGCGCTGTTAAAGCTgcttctaatgcctttatggcAAAATCAAGTGGTAAGAACTCTTCAGAattcaagagtaagaagaagtgAAAAAAGAACGGGAAGGGTAAAGAAAACGAAGAAGGACCTTCTAAGAAAAAGAACAAGCCAAACTTCAAGAAGggaaaaaagtttttcaaaaagaaagacaagagcaagatgaagtgctacaaTTGACAAAATCTGGGGTATTTTGCTCGTGAATGTCATGAAGGGAAAAAGGTAGCATTTCTAAACACATCTCTAAGTGCTACATATGTTTCTAGCACTTTTATTAATTGAATCTTATCCTATATGGATTATAGACTCAGGACCCACCGACCATGTGAGTCAAGATCTTGAAGCGTTTGTGGAGTTCTATTGAGTTTCACCTGGATCAAGGTGTATCAATGTAGGAAATAAAGCAATACTTGAAGTCAAAGGGATTGGCACTTGCAAAGTAGATTTGCGTGAAGGCCGGTCTTTAATGTTGCATGACGTCCTATATGCTCAAGAAATTTGACGAAACTTAGTGTCTGTGTCTGTTCTCTTAGATATTGGTTTTCATTTGTTCTTTAGTCGTAATTATGTAAGAATTACtctagataatattttttatggttttggacatCGCTATGACcgctttattgttttagattgtaatccttcaacttatgactattatgttgacCGTTGTGTATTGTCATGTTATTTtagtaataatgatgttgatataaTTACATGGCATGCTAGATTGGGTCACATAGGGCAAGACCGAATAAATATATTAGCAAAGGAAGGACATCTAGGTTCTTTCTCTATAATTAAAATGCCAACTTGTCAAAATTATCTTGCTAGAAAGATTACACGTAAACCATTTGGAAAGGCTAAAAGAGCCAAATTCCCATTACAATTAATCCATTCTGATGTCTGTGGTCCAATGAATGTGAGGGAAAGGACTGGGGCGTCATATTTCATTACATTTATTGACGATTTCATGCGTtttggttatgtctatttgatatctcataaatcagaagcacttgaatgcttcaaaagatatatgaatgaagttgagaatcaattagatAAAAGTATAAAGACATTAAGAACCGATAGAGGTCGTGAATATTTGTCAAAACAGTTTGAAGAACTGTATATTGAAAAAGGCATTATCAAACAACTGACTACTCCTTATACAcatcaacaaaatggtgtagccgaaagaaagaatagaacatTGTTGGATATGACAAAGTCCATGATGGCACAGGTAAATTTACCAATCTCTTACTGAGGAGATGCGATATTAACTGTGGCTTATATATTGAATAAAGTGCCTTCTAAATCAGTAACTTCTACTCCGTATGAATTATGGACTGTTAATAAACTAAACTTTAATGATCTACGACCTTGGGGTTGTTTTGCATACATTAAAGATCATTTTGGTAAGTTTGGAAAAATaagtccaaaaggaaagaaatgtatctttataagatactcaaaacactccaaaggatatgtgttcattggtgaattggaagatggaagtactactgaaattgaatcacgagatgtcacattcctggaaaataatttttcaaaaaggaataaaataaagaaaaatgagccTCTTTATGAAATGTTGAATTCATATGATCAAATAATGTCATCGGACATGCTTGATAATTCAATAGACCAAGAAATGATTCTTGGTCCAAGTGGGAGTTGTGAATCCTAAAATTCCATTGAAGAATCTGAACTTCAATTACATAAGAGTACCAGAAAAGGTGTGCCTAAACGATCTTATGAGATTGAGGATTATGTCTTCCTGGTATCTCCCACAGAATTGGATGAACCTAATTTTGTGGTTGAGGCTTTATCAAGTCCTGAAAAAAGATGAATGGATAAAAGcaatgaaagaagaattagagtccATGAAAACCAATAAAGTCTGGGATCTAGTTAACCTTCCTTCTGGGTGTAAAGCTATTGGGAACAAGTGGATTCTCAAAGTTAAACGCAAATCAGATGGGTcaatgaaagacacaaagcacgATTGGTAGcaaaaggttttactcaagaaATTGAAATAGATTATGAGGAAAAATTTTCACCAGTTGTGAAATTCACCTCAATTCACCTGCTTTTATCTATAGCTTCacgtttagatttagaattacacCAAATGGACGTAAAGACTACTTTTCTCAAtggagaactaaaagagaaaatctacatggaacaacctgtatgttttgttgttaaaggccaagaaaagaaagtttgtaaattaaacaGATCAATATATGGCCTTAAACAGTCTTCAAGACAGTGGTACCTGAGATTTCATAAGgaagtgatttcatttgatttcactATGATCGATGAAGATCAGTGCATCTATGTGAAAAAGTCTAATGAAATGTTTGTAATTCTTTCGCTTTAcatggatgatattttattagctggaaataatttggagtatgtaaaaactgttaagtcatggctttcaaagtcatttgacatgaaagatatgggtgaagcagactatatattgggtgttaaaatccaaagagaccattctaagaaaattttgagtttatctcaagaaacatacataatgaaaattttggaatATTTTCGAATGAATAGTTGCAAATCCATGGATACTCCTATAGCAAGAGGTGAAACTTTAAACCTTGAAATGTGTCcaaagactgaaaaagaaaaagaagacatgTCTCGAGTACCATATTCCAGTGCGGTTGGGAGTTTGATGTACGCTATGATGTGTACTTTCCCAGACATTTGTTATACCGTAGGTCTAGTTAGCAGGTATCAATCCAATCCTGAAAGAGATCATTGGAAAGCAGTAAAGAGAATTTTTCGATACCTGAACGGAACTGCTGATTATTCACTATGCTATAATTGATCCGATTTATCCATAAGAGGTTATACAAATATTGATTGGGCTGGTGATCGGTATGATAGAAAATTAACTTCCGGTTACGCCTTCTTACTAAATAGTGGTGCAATTTCAtgggaaaaaaagaaacaaacttGCGCAGCCCTGTCAACTATAGAATCAGAATTTGTGGCTTGTGCATCTGTAGTATAAGAAGTTGTttggttgaagagattctttgagcattCGAACATCACAAAGAATTCTAAGGGTCCTATGATTTTTATTGTGACAATCAAGAGGCTATCGCATATAcgaaggatcctaaatatcacagcaagaccaaacacattgatattaagtataactttataagatacatagtagcaagtggagaaataaatttacaatacattCCTACACGAGAAATGATAGCTAATCCCTTTACTAAGGCGATATCTTAAGACTTGTTTGAGAAACATGTTATGGCTCTAGGATTACGTAGGATATGATTAAATTCATGTATTATGAATGActtgattataattattatcaataCAATAATCTTGAATTTATATTCAAACTTATATACAAGTGAAAATGTGTTGTATTAAAATAGTGTGTCAAACAAGTCGCGAGACTGGCTCTCTCACACGAGCAATCGCCTCTTACGTTAAGGAACGTGAAGAGAAAAGTTCCACCATAAGATAATGACTTGTTTTGTAAAGCCAGATGTGAGTTTCTCTAAGAATATGGATTTAAGGATtactaaagaaagaaactcaggttAGACATTCACAAGTGTCTAGACCTAGATCTGTACGATGCTGAATGGCTGAAAGAATAAGACATGCACACCAATATAAGGTTATAACATCGTAGCGCGTGTTCCATACCACGTGTGCTTAGCGACCAATGGGTTAATGGAAGAATGAATCCCTGATTCTTCATTGTGTGAGACCCTCAAGGTTATTTTAACCTTTTATTGAAATATCCTTAGACCTTTGACTGTTTCtagaagtttcaatcaatgttgatactttagcatgttactaatagccatgagagATTCAGCAATGTGGTGCATGTCTAAGAAAACAGTTGATTGGAATAGATAGATTCGAGTAGAAAGGGAAGAtgattaaaatgaatattttaacttgtttacaCAAGCCAGCTATTACACTAGTCATATAAGAgtcaagtgtaattgtgtatataaagtTAATCATGAACTCGAGTTCACCTCTTTAAGAGGATGAGGGATCGAATAATACTACTGATGaatgatgtctggggtattgttAGTATTAATATCCTCATATTAGTGGAGAATTCTTTCCATATGTGATTGGATTCCTAAGTATAGCTTGTAAAACCTTATAGGTAAAGCTCGTGATGCTCACAGGTCGCACGAACTATTTGCCGTATGAATTGGTGATTTGTTGATGTTGTACTAGCTCGGGTCATGCCCACCATGTGTGAAGTGGGAGATGTTGGATTATGTGTCATGGGTCACCTATGTGGTCCGACCCGACCCGAACCGACCCAACCCAAACCGACCCATTTCTTTGTCAGattgaatttaattcaaaagaaaaaaaggggaaTGGTTACAAGGTAACTGTTCCCGCCCAAAAATACTAGCTATAAGTTCTATTTTTTCCTTCTGACAAGGGGAAGATACGGGACTAAGAACACAGAAAACGGACAAAACACAAAACATcaaaaacactaaaaaaaaaaaaggcatttAGTTTGTGAATAACATTTTGTTTCCAAGAGAAACGAAATCGACTTGAAGCAAGAACTTTTCGGAAGAAAAAATCAAGATCTGCTGCAAATTCTAAGTACACAATTTAATGCTTTTGCTCCAAAATTACTTTCACTTTGTTATGCAAGTGTCTGATGATGATGTGGAGGATATAGACAGGGATACTAAGAATGAAGTTGGTGATCATTTTCTTATGGGGGGAAACGTTTTTCGAGCTCTTGCTTAGTTTTACAAAGTTTCATATAAGTTAAAGAGGTGTTGTGGAAGATAATTTCTTTGACGTTATTCAAATTCGGGTTCTAGCGAGTTACTATTTTGAGGCTTCGCAAAAAGGCTTTTCGcgttggcgtccaggtaggctaggtttaccctattTTTAGATTGAGCTTACTTACCAAAAATGTTAACTATTATATTAGTTTTGGATAAGTGCTTGTAGATACGTATTATTTGATATGTACTAACTGTCTTATTTACTCGGATTGGGACCCCGTtgtagtagattttgatattttaccTTTCGATATAATATAGCACCTATCACTTTGGGACATAAAATTTAAttgcaaaataaaatttaattgcaaaatctttaatttagccctttttaattaaaattggtGGATGATTATTTAGACATTGACATTGTTATAATATAgaatggattttaatattatcggTGGGTTCTGGTTACTATAATtcccggttcgagtccggcaattgattattatgattactaCGAGTACTGGTTCGAGTCCGGCAATtgactattattgttattataagttccggttcgagtccggcatttgactattattgttactatgagctccagttcgagtccggcatctgattataGTTGGGGTTACTCTAAGTTCCGGTTCGAGTCTGGCatttgattatttatgtttactttcatcacttgtgtgtcccaccggcttatgggggtacggttgggttaattgtcttctttagCGTGCCTAGCGGTCTTATGGGgctcagttaggttatgtttgatttaattgttattactgcattattatttttctgtatCGCATAAGTTTATTCCTTTACAGTCGTTGCatagcttggtagttgtttacctttccatCCTTATTTACTAATAACTCAGATTACGTCCTTgcattgtagttataccttttctgtaTTAATCTTAGTCGGCCGATGTGgtctactgagtacccgttgtttttggtactcatactacacctctgcaTCTTTTTCCTAATGCAGATCCAGGTAATAGCAGTCGGCGTTGACGTGGTTCCTACCTTTCAGTGCTGGTTTAGAGCGGGGTAAGCTTACTGTTGTCcgaggctgatcctcctctatctactctagttagtCTTTTTCACTCGAGACAACTTAtgtacattttagatttttgtctagtactctgggtacctgttagtagtggctctagtattgaccttatcaggtcttaggagggattcatttgtatagttggttctttttcctcctctcgttttgatataatacatatgctctcttcttagttttcacttattattgtggttgttattatcATACGCGATCTTTTATTTTGTCTCTACCTATTAGCCCATTACATATCATTctaggctatggtttggcttgcctactagtgggataaggtaggcaccatcatgacttgagaaatcggaTCGTGACACATTCAGCAGGAAATATAATCAGGGTGACAGAAAATGCTCAAAAGCTGGAGGAGAAAAGATTGACCATTTACAATGAAATAGCTGAGCAGAATGAAACACTGGGATTGGGTTCAAACAAAGCTTATCGAAAATTTGAAATGGAAATAGCTAGACGAATCAAAACTATTACTGGTTCAAAAGAAAGTGTCAGAGTGAAAACAGTTGAATTAATTAAGCTAATTAGTGATTCGACATGTCCACAATCCATCAGCATTGCAATGTTCGTGCAGAAGGTGGTTTCCCTGTGTGTGAACCCTACAGGAACTTTAACAGTGCTGTTTATGCTTATGGTCGTGTAATTGTCCATGTTACATCAAAGGTTCCTCTTGCCATGGATATTCTCATAGCCGAGTTGAACAAAGTTTGCATTTTCACAGTTCCTAAGTACATTGTTTACTCAGAGGCAGCCTTCCAGAGTAAAGAAGCTTATTACAAAGCTATTGGCTATGCATAGGAAGATGGGAAGATAGAAAGTAGTGATAGTTATGTGGATTGGTTAAGTGCATACATGAAATTATATGGTGCTCTTGTTCAGACTGAAGTTGAGGGCTGCCAAAACTTGTTGGGCATGGATAGCCAGATTCTTAAATGTTTTCCCTGCAAATTTATACACTGCTGCTGCATTGCAGGCTTTTCTTGAAATGGCAGGTTTTGCTCTGCATAGAAGATATAAAACACAATTCAGAAAGCTGCTGGATATCATTGCTCAACATTTTCTAACCGCATTGAAAGACCGAGGCGATGCAAAGTTGATTAAAGTGATTGTGAATCTCCGGAGTTAGATAGAGTCAAATCAGTTCCTGAATGAACCTGAAGGCTGGCGCCTCAGAAGTTCCTTGGAATCACACAATTACAGTACTCCAGATTCAGTTCATGATCAACAGTATCATTACCAACAGTTGTATTAGTAGTTCCACCACAGTAGGAAATTTGGTCCATTCAGTTACTGAGAATTTGTTCAAATCAGCTGATATCAATAAGACGATTTGTTCTCTATGTAATTGGCTCCTGTATCAGTTGTATGTTGTTAAATATGGTAAAAGGAAATATGGAATTGGCTCCTGTATCAGTTGTATGTTGTTAAATATGGTAAAAGGAAATATGGAACTGCTCCTATATCAGTTTTGGGTAGTCATTTGTTTGACTGACCAAATAATTACATATGGATTATTAGTAAATTGGAGAAGGTCATTCATGTTGGGTTAAGGGAGAAAGTCatccatgaaattaaaattcattattGATCATTCTTTGAGAATCTCAACAAGTTCTTGCTTTTGGCATAGATGGATCAACAAGTTTACTTGCTATTAACAACGCTTGTTGAAATTTTGAAAGGATGATCAATGATGAACTTTATTTCATGGAAGATTCTCTTTCTGATTTCTCCAACAAGTGAAATTTTGACGTTGGTTGTTGGAGGATCATGTCACTGGATTCTCCTTGAAATATTAGTAATGTCACCTTATTTCTCTATAATATTAGATATgcgaatccgaattagtcggactccaatgcgggtaccggacaccggatgggaagccaaaaataaaaaataaaaaatataggaatCAAATTATTgatcaatataataaatagtcATTATCCTTAACAAAGGTAATCTGATAAATTACTCTTCAAAAATTTTAttcctttgataaatagctaGGAATATTGATGGTGATTGGTGATCATAGGTTGCTGCTCTTTAGGAATAACATTAGGTAGTTCTGAAACATTTTCAGaaatttgatgataatttggagaattttttttattgtagtgCTAAGAATAATGTTGGTTTATTCATGGGTTGCTCgtgaagaaaattaaatattttgttagatatacttcttcactaaaattaaatttattgtcTCATGGTATAGTAGAGGAATAAGGACCTTGATTAtcaatattcatgtcattgtTTGAATTCGTTCaaatttataatgaatataaaaaaaaatgaatctgcGTGAATAAATTTACTAATTACAAGAGTATAATTGAATTTTCGATAACCAATATAATctcctctcttttatttttaccctGTCCGACATGCAGGTGTACACAGGTGAGGTGAGGCAAGTGCTTAAAAGGATAAAAAGGAAGCAATAGAGACAATTCTATAAAGAAGTAGTCACAACAACTTGCAGTGTTATCGTTCACCATGCTCTAAGGGCAAGAAATTTGAGGTTATATAGAAGCACAATTGTTAATAGTAAGATTGCAGTTTCA comes from Capsicum annuum cultivar UCD-10X-F1 chromosome 2, UCD10Xv1.1, whole genome shotgun sequence and encodes:
- the LOC107857980 gene encoding uncharacterized protein LOC107857980 → MTTTSQLMGDTKISFTEDVGARFEALDWHVIWLKNGNTGYDEIRFVLPLRKQRQSQTNPLRSRLINYILKFQDSTALFKGRKRTMGAVKLQLPLPKNVDGVTMDPNPDCTFDALLVELSSIEKKLNASSKFTKIESFQLSASKDNSQRAFVLDYGSWKWLNRYKLKSLQVRVLDVKQRNKVEEHIAEGHVFEVVRSYEMNREILHNTEENLKLIMLEKKVDSIARGIIVSSVVDDLIHECEEFPTANAIWAHLRGTYGGTSVTFLRQPTIKFDTYKKCHHQNIKQHLRVNLTHNDCIKTFFDVARHVELEDERLGAVKAASNAFMAKSSVSDDDVEDIDRDTKNEVGDHFLMGGNRVTILRLRKKAFRVGVQIQVIAVGVDVVPTFQCWFRAGVTENAQKLEEKRLTIYNEIAEQNETLGLGSNKAYRKFEMEIARRIKTITGSKESVRVKTVELIKLISDSTCPQSISIAMNFNSAVYAYGRVIVHVTSKVPLAMDILIAELNKVCIFTVPKYIVYSEAAFQSKEAYYKAIGYA